The genomic stretch TGCTTATGTTTCTGATCTTCCTGTTTTAGGAGGAAAACTAAGACTGGATGCCTGGTTTAATATTAGTTCCAGTGCGGGGCCTGAAGCAGTTACCATGTTCCCTAGAATGGTCAATGTTTCCTCTCAACCTGTAAAGTTTTGGTTCAGTGCTTTAACGAATGTGGATAGATTTAATGCGGCCAATTATGTTTTAGCACCGAGTACTCCTACAGGAAGTGGAACTGCTCTTGCTCCTTCTGCTTATGTGGAGTTGGATAACGGTATTTACTACAATTTAGGATATAATGATATGCTTGGAACCACTACGCCAAGAGTAACAGGAAGTGGAGCTCCTTGGCATCAGGAAGTGTTGACGATGGACCTTTCGCTAGATGGCCATTGGTATAGAGTCTACTATTTCCCAACGGTTGACAACAAGAATACTGCAAGTACAGCAGATGATACCCGAGAAATATATTTATCAATTCAAAGATTATATTAATCTATCATAACACATAGCAAAGTAAAGGTTTTTGAGTCTTCAATAAAATATACTTTATGATAGATATAACTCTGATTGATGCATGGCAAGTATAATTTATTTTTTATGAAACAAAATGATGGAATGAAGCTTTTTCCAAAAAATATAGATTTAACCAAAATCAATGTTTTTCTTAAAAAAGAAAAAGAAGAGATAATGAACCTATTAGGACATGGATTCAATTATTGGCATGCAGATATTTGGAGTTATGATATTCCGAAAAAAAAATGGGAGAAACAAAGATGCCTTGTTTTTGTTTTTGAAAATAATATTGTAAACCAGGTTTATATTAAGAAATATTATTTCTGGGATAGTGGAGTATAGAATATTAGGCAGGGTGCTTATATACGGTTAATCTTTTTGTTGAGAATTTTCCATATTTTATTCATAGACTAAGCTGTAACTCTGCCTGATTTTAGTAAAAATGGAAAGTAAAAATACAATGAAGTTAGATTTTAAAAACATTCATATCGGAAGTTATATTAAATGTAGAGTTGATGAACAGGGAATTGATATTGTTCGTATCTGTAATTTTCTTAAAGTAACAGAACCTGAAATCAATGAGATGTATCTTCAAAAAAGTTTAGATACGGAAATTCTCCTTAGATGGAGCAAGCTTTTAGAATATGATTTTTTCAGGGTTTATACCCAGCATCTCATCATATTTGCTCCGCAGGATAAGATACAATACAATGCTAAACCTAAAAAACAAAATTCTTCCCTTCCGGCTTTCCGGAAAAACATTTATACCAAAGAGGTGATAGACTTTATTTTGGAATTGCTGAATACGGGGAAAAAAACAAAACTTCAGATTATAGAAGAGTATGGTATTCCTAAAACCACTCTTTATAAATGGATTGTAAAATATAATGAAGCGTAAGTAATATAATAACCATGCGAACGTATGAGGTAAAATAAATCA from Chryseobacterium indologenes encodes the following:
- a CDS encoding transposase, whose amino-acid sequence is MKLDFKNIHIGSYIKCRVDEQGIDIVRICNFLKVTEPEINEMYLQKSLDTEILLRWSKLLEYDFFRVYTQHLIIFAPQDKIQYNAKPKKQNSSLPAFRKNIYTKEVIDFILELLNTGKKTKLQIIEEYGIPKTTLYKWIVKYNEA